The window ccagggatgtgtgctctccccactactcttctccctctacaccaacgactgcatcgccaaggacccctctgtcaagctcatgaagtttgcagacgacaccactgtcatcggcctcatccgagatgacgatgagtctgcatacagaaggaaggttaaacagctggctgtctggtgcagtcaaaacaaccttgagctgaacatgctcaaaacggtggagatgattgtggactttaggaggaaccctcCAACACTgtaccccctcaccattctaaacatcactgtggcagcagtgaagtcattcaggttcctgggtactaccatctcacaggactaaagagggagacccacattgactccattgcgaaaaaggcccagtagaggttgtacttccttcgccagttgaggaagttcaacctgccacaggcgctgctgatacagttctactcggcagtcattgagtctgtcctcagcacttctataactgtctggtttggttcagctatgaaatcggatatcagaagactacaaaggacagttcggactgcttgagaggattattggttcccccctgccctcccttcaagaactatacacttccagagtgaggaaaaaggctggaacaatcactctggaccccactcaccctgcccactacctttttgaactgttgccttctggcagacgcttcagagctctgagcaccagaaccgtcaggcacaggaacaggttTTTCCCCCCAGgcaatccatctcatgaacagttaaaactgcccctttgagcaataattataaaataaaatctctatatatacttttttatttttcaatatttatcaattttttattcaattttaattattttttaaaagtcttgttgctatttttgtattgtgtactggaagctcctgtcaccaagacaaattccttgtatgtgtaagcatacttggcaataaagctcattctgattctgattctaatgttttttttaattattattatttggaaattattttttattttattttatattgttttgaaattgttttggactgttttggtttgtgaacggtgcttggtctgtggtcagtgcaagtttctcttgtaaacaatgacacacttcctgcctcctccacatgacgcgtgaccttaccaacgagcttacgtcatccctctcatgagcgcgtgttacagatgtacggaagcgaacatctgtagttaaaatgtatataagtaTCATTTtgattctaaaaataatcaatcatttggattcagaagaactttatttgtcaactggagtcatgtggattattttgatgcaccctaaatatgcattgtggaccatcaaaaaatggagtacattctcttgcattgttaAAAGGaggcggcctgaaatgaaatcctaaaaatcagaaattatcagcaaattttaatttttgggtgaactattcctttgtgtTTGCAGCACTAGTTTTTTTACATTGACACTAGCTAGTGTAATGAAAATTTGCTGTAGCACCAGGCCTTGTCATCatacattttcataaatattttttgctGATGTACTTTGTTTTCTTTATAGTACATTATGTTGGTCAAGGTGAGATTTGGTGAAACCCAGAAGTATGTTAAAGTGGCCAAGACTGAAGAAGGCTATGAAGACTACAatacatttcttcttttttttttttttttttttttaacacagccCTGATTGTTTGAGTAAACTGATCAATATATGGCATAATAATAATGGGAGCATACTAAGAACTGTGCagagtttttctttatttttctaaatCTAATATTCTCTCAGTCACAGAAAAGTTAGGTCTTCCACTACAGACCAAGCTGCACTTGACAGGTGACAGAACTGGATGCAGATGTGTTTGAGGAGCTTTTACCAGCCGGGAACCTTACCGTCAAGGTGTCCACAGAACAGTCTACAGGTAAGACTTAGCCTCGCTAGGGAAAATGTGGATCCACCACCAGAAGTACTGTAATACTAACAAGGTTTTTATTAAGTGTAATATTTTTGGGATGACTGAAGGTATGTTTTTCACAAAGTTCACTGTCAGTGGGGGCTAGCCTGTTGTGCCTTTCTGTAATAGACAGTTTGGTTGTCAAACCAAAAAGAGGTAGTTAGGGGGCCTTGAGGGGGCCTGGTTCGAGACCAGCAAGACTCCTCAACAGTCTTGGATGTGTTCCCGCGTTTCCTCGACATCCCTGGCTTGGTAAGAAAGACATACCTTTGTTTGATTCACTTATTTGTGAAAAATGATTACTCAAGGTATACACTTTCAGTTGCACAAGCATGAAAAGATTGGAAGTTCACTTGTGGATGGTCTTATGTTTGGGAGGGGTTGCAAGGACTTAAGGTTTTTCTTCTGTAGATTGACCAAGACTTCAACATGATGTTTGGAGAGGAGGTTTCTGGCAGATTTTTGGGGAAATGGCCCACAAGCTTTAAACCTAGGATCCTGATTTCTAATGAGCATGTTAATGAGCATGTTAAAGACCTCAGATGAGTCTGGTAAGCATGGCTCATTATCTCTTTTAAACATTTCATTAACTTACAAGCTTCTGAGACCTTTCAATCTTGTCTATGGCAtattctggattttttttttttaaggctagTTTCAGGTGTAAATGTGAAATTTGCCCCTAGGCTGTCACGCATTCTACTGTTGGTTCACCTACTTCCTACCTCAAAAGGCCACAAGAAGATTGCTAAAATTAGCTCTTATCAAGCTGTCAACCATGTTGTGAGCTATCTGAGGGTATGCCATGTTTTAGTGTGCTTTTTATTTACCCTGTTTTGTGACACTGTTCTTGTGTTGAGGCACATTTGTTTTTAGTAGCTTAGTCAGCCATTAAAATGTAAGTGgttgcaaatcaaatcaaatcactttgtcacaaaaccatatacacaagtgcaacagtgggtgaaagtcttgggtgcagttccgagcaacatagcagtcatgacagtgatgagacaaacaatttacaataaacatcagatttacacagcacaatttacatatctaatatacacataattacacaacacaatatacaaataataatatacaatgtacagtatacaatacacacaatattgcatacacagtatacaataaaaatagaatatataaaatatacagtatgttgtattgtgctgtattgacattcaggctgacagttgatagtcagttgccagtgtgtttttaagagagaatatatttataacagtccagtgtgagatataagattataagattaataaagtgcagtgctgatgtagcttgatcgtgagagatcaagagttcaaaagtctaattgcttgggggaagaagcggtcatgaagtcagctggtgcgggtcctgatgctgcgatactgcctacctgatggtagcagtgagagcagcccatggctcgggtggctggagtcgcTGACGAGCTTTTTTCATACACCTCCTAgtatatatatgtcctggagggagggaagctcacctccgatgatgtgtctggcagttctggcagtggtgctgttgccatatcaggcagtgatgcagccagtcaggatgctctctacagtgctggtgtagaaccgtgtgaggatgtgttggttcattccaaacttcctcagccatctcaggaagaagaggcgctgttgagccttcttcacaacggcctcagtgtggatggaccatgtgagttcctctgtgatgtggacaccgaggaacttgaagctgctgactctctccactggtgctccattgatggtgatggggctgtgttcttttATCcttaagtccaccacaagctccttggtcttacagacattgagggagaggttgtgctcctgacaccagcatgtcagagtgtgcacttcctctctgtaggctgattcatcattgtcagtgatcagacctaccaccaccatatcatcagcaaacttaatgatggcattggagctgtgtgttgccacacagtcatgcgtgtacagggaatacaggagtgggctgagaacacagccctgtggggctccagtgttgagggtcagtgatgaggagatgttgctgcccattcgaaccacctggtgtctgcttgacaggaagtccaggatccagctgcacagtgagctgtttaagcccagagcttctcatcaagcttggagagcactatggtgttgaatgctgagctgtagtctacaaacagcattctcacatatgtgttccttttttccaggtgagagaaagcagtgtgtagtgtagatgcaatggcatcatcagtggagtggttgttgcagtatgcaaactgcagtgagtccagtgagggaggcagcacagagcagatgtaatctctgattagtctctcaaagcatttgctgatgatggagttcagagcaacaggacgccagtcatttaagcaagtgattttggattgctttggtacaggcacaatggtggacgttttaaagcatgtggggaccacagacaaggagagggaaaggttgaaaatgtccgtaaatgtcacgcatgctctgatgacaaggcccggaatgccgtctggacccacggctttacggatattcacccatcactATTCACATTGCAccacatattttaatgttttctcATGGTTCCTCTCCGTTATGTTGCAGATTGGAGTCAGTGTTGAGACCTTCCTTGGGAGTCTGGAACCAGGACAGCCCTTCCTCCTGTGTCGGTGAATGGAAGAACAATGTTCTATGGTTCTATGTCATTGTTGACCACAAGGTCATCCCTTGCAAGGCGCAGACATCACTGGCAGCTTTCGATGAACTCTTCAAGGCACACTTCATCTTCAGTGTTAACTACGATGAATCCCTCAACAGCTTCTACACATTCATCCAATGCACGGTATTCAACATCGACATGGGAAGTGCCAAGAAAAGTCCCTGAGTCAAGGAGCTCAGAGCAAGGCTGTTGCACAGTGATTCTTGAGTTGATACACATCCTTGGACACAAATATATTGATTTGTTCTATCTGTAAGGTACACCACAAATGTTCTGCATTGCTTTGTCAGCATTTGAAATTTCGCTATGGTTTATAACCGGGAAAGAAATTACGTTTGAAATGTGGAGAGCCAggatgtatttattattttgcacATATTCAGGGTTCAGGTAACACCTTATTCGTTTGCACAGGGACAATGTTTTGACAAATACTACTGAAAATGAGGACACTCAAGAAGAAAGTGATGAGCCTTCAAGTTCTCAGGCAGTCTGTACAGACACTCCAGTAACCACACAGGTATCTGTTGACACGCATCATGTGTTAAACATGTGTGGTTCTGTCTCAGCATCAGGTGTTGCTGAGAGTGCTGTCCAAGCAATGGTAGGGTCAATGGAAGAGCTTATAAATTTTATTCATAGACAAGCGAGAGAGGCGGTTCTCAACTGTACTTCTTCAGAGATTCAAGGTACAGATTTGGAAAAGGTGGAAAATTGTTTTGATCAACTAGAAAATCCTTTCTCAGTCTTAAATACAGGAGCCAAACGACAGAAAAGTGGGAAATAGCTGAACCTGTAGAGTACGTTCTTGGGGTGCGATCTGATGTACGCAGAGATCGAACAACAGGAGTTTACAATCAGATCCCTGTAACAGATAAATGTGTATGTACCCATCTTGGGAACCCTGAAGTCTATGTTCAAGAACAGTAAATTATGCGAAAGTTTCCTGCAGGCCAAGGTACTTATAAAGATATATGTGATGGGTCATACTTCAAAAGTAATGATTTGTTTTCCCAGCAAAAACATGCTCTACAGgttcaactttatttaaaaaatatcattATAAATGAAGATCAAGCTTTCATTTTGACTTGCAGAGTTGATACTTTTTATTTTGATGACCACTTTAATGCATACTGTGTCGAGGAGAGATCGGATTCATTTTCTATTGATGAGATGATTTATTACAGACCCTATGACAAACAGTTTTCTAATGAGACGGATGAGAAAACATACTTAGTGCCACATTGCCATACTGTGTCACCTGTGCTTTTGAGGACTGGCTGCCCACTGTTAGGACAACATGCTATTGTGAAGCCAATACTTAGTTATATGTGGTGTGCTTGTTGTTCACAATACAATTTCACTTGAACTACAAACTTATTTGTATTggtgtcttttttttattgtggaataatgttgtaCTGTGTGTGGGATTGGCGATTATTAATGTTGTACTGTGTGTGGGATTGGCGATTATAAATTGACTCcctacagtgtttttaaaatacaaatattttaaataaaaatgttacaccCTCTATAGTGTTAATATGGAAGCAACTTACAGAAATACAGTGGTGGTGTTAACTTCTGACCCTACACACTAGTGTTGTGTAAACTCAACACCAGCCTGTTTTGACTAGTGTAAAATTTCAACTATTGAGAGAGTCTGCTGCAACTCTGTCATAGTGTAAAGTATTTAACACTTTCAAAAGTGTAGTTTTAACTCTATAGGTGTTGGATTAACACTGCCGATTTTGCTGTGTACAAGTATGGTAAAACCTTATAGCCtagatttattaataaaaaaaacaaaaaaaaacaatttcagtatACTTTCCTTcaagcaaactctcagtcctCTCATGCAGAGTGTGAAGACGAAATAATGCTCGTCTGTAACTTCATGTTCTGCGTCATTGAAATATGACACGCATTTCTTCTTGCCATTTCTTTTCCATAGTGACTCATGGATTTGGCGCtctgctgagaatgcctttctgaGTTCACCATGATCGCACCCAAACTCTGAATGTTAAACCCATGattgagtgaactaacccagaACTGGTATTCTGGAACCAATTACCATGAGTAAGCAATGCTTGTGTTAATCAACCGGGAGTTCACGGTTTATGTCAAGGTAAATTAACCTTGCTTTCTCGAATACCCCTgagattttgaagctccaaaaagaacagacattcAGCagaaacgtcatccatatgactccagtgattaaatgaatgttttctgaagtgataagatcgcttttggtgtaaaaatgatcaatatttaagtacttttaactataaagcatcgcttccagtcagcagcggtACGCACAGGTAACGCAATCGCGTTGGCATGTTTACGCGAgaactgtatttatctgtttctttactcacaatggtgcgtttgagTTCTTAaactggatgtctcaaccgagagataaacgtgagattacatccggAACATGCCAACACGactacatcacacgagagacaaCGTGAACTCACAacctttttcacaccaaaagtagtcatatcactttagaagacattaatttaacagctggagtcatatggatgacgtttatgctgactgtctgttctttttagagcttcaaaaggtcagatcaccatccacttgtattTGAAGGACCTTctgagcggagatatttttcttcttttgtgttctgctgaagaaagaaagtcatacacacctgggatggcatgagggtgagaaaattatgtgagaattttcatttttgggtgaactatctccaAAGTGATATTTGCCTCCTTTTCATATTGATGTATATGATTGTATTAAAAATATCAATGTGTGGATTGCTAAAATGTGGCATTCCCCCTCCCTCGTGCTCcagggaagaaataaagtcatatgggtttagaatgacatgagagtgaataacagaattttcatttttgggtgaactatgcctttaagagaTGAGAACAAAGAGTTCTTACTTTGAGCGACAATGATCCGGCCAAGTAGAAGTGATCCAGGTCAATGATAGAGGCCAGGATCCCAGCCAGGACGACTTCATAGAAGTCAGTTTTCTTCCTCAACCCAATCACAATGGCCCAGGACCAGAGTCCAATGACGCCGTGGGCCGTGTTATCCAGCACAGCCCTGAGCCACAGATGGTGCTGGACAAAGGGCAATGTCAGAAAGTGGTCAGCAAGGAAACAAAAAGCTCCCAGGCCTGCGCTAGCTAACAGAGAGGCAGTGCTGAAGGTCTGGAGAAGGGCCTgagctttctctgtctccacCGCCAGATTCAAGGGCATAGCCATGCCCACAGATGAGGAATCCAGCTTTGAGTAAAAGCCCTTCATCACTGGCCTCTTCCATGAAGGGGTCAGCAACCTGATCTGCTAGAACAAAAACATACAT of the Myxocyprinus asiaticus isolate MX2 ecotype Aquarium Trade chromosome 42, UBuf_Myxa_2, whole genome shotgun sequence genome contains:
- the LOC127432662 gene encoding transmembrane protein 267, which encodes MKGFYSKLDSSSVGMAMPLNLAVETEKAQALLQTFSTASLLASAGLGAFCFLADHFLTLPFVQHHLWLRAVLDNTAHGVIGLWSWAIVIGLRKKTDFYEVVLAGILASIIDLDHFYLAGSLSLKAAVNLPHRPPLHCSTLIPALCFSLRLLMWACRLKDSWCSLPWMLFISLASHHIRDGVRHGLWVCPFGNTTPISYWLYVTITATLPHLCSVLMYLTGTRDMISTKHGVAIDV